ATCGACGTTGTTGACGAGTAGATCGGCGGCGAATCGGATCCCAACGCCCATGCCGGAATTTGAGACGGCGATCGCGGAAAGTGCAGTTGGTGGATCGATACGCTCAGCGGCTGGGAGGACGTCGGGGTGGCTGTTAGGGCCGACTGCGACAATGATGATAGAGTCGCTATGGCCTTGGATGGCGAAGGCAGGGACGACGGCGGCTAGGAGCCCAGCATGACGACCTTCATCGTGGCTACGTCAGACTACAACGTCATCATCTGGGCTTGTATGGCTCCCAGACTGTTTGAGAAGTGGAGAAGGGACGCCGCCAGCTGCTCTTTTATCATTGTGGGAAGGTTCATGGAGATACCGGCGGTGGAATTGGCGAGCACGGTGGAGGTGGGCAGCGCGGCGGTAGATGCAAGCGGCAGCGTGCGTGACTGGGAGGTGGGCGGCAGGGTGACAGATTGTGCTAGTGGAGAGGAGCTCATGGTGGTCGGAGGATCGTAGGCCTACGATACTAAATTGGTAGTTTTCTAGTCCTACCAGGGATCTGCTGAAGGGAGTATGGGTGAGGGGAGGACAGACTACAACCTGGAGGTAGTGGCTACCTCTTGGGCGCCGTAGTCGCAAAAAACGGCACACAGGGATGTGGATTCCAGCTCCCGTGAGGAAGCTGGCAGAAGATATCTGCTATTGCTTGCCTTCTCTTGATTACAATGTCCTAATTATATAGGCATATGGCCAACCGACTACACCACAGTACTAGGAGACTTATTCAAGTAAACTACTCCATAATATTAGGAGATAAACGACACCAACCGACTACTACACAATACTAGGAGACTTATCCAACTAAACTACTCCATAATATTAGGAGATAAACTGCTAAGACTTATCTAATTAAACTGATTACTTATCTACTGATCTCCTGTGCCTACTATGGTGGGTCTACTCGCTTTCTGGTAGACTAGGTCGATCATAACATATTGTTACATTAAAATGAACACATTTGTACAATTATTGATCTCTTAacaaggtaattatttatttttatcattaactagtATAAAAAACATCGTCACACATAGATTTAACGGGTCCCCGTGAAGAACGAGGATGTGAAATACTTTTTCATCCCCATCCCCGTTTATCCGGCTGGAAATTTTCTCGGTTTACATCCTCGTGAGGAAAGAAACTTCTCCATCACCGTCTTCTAATAGAGAAATTCCCTGCGGGAATCGGAGATCGGGGCCATTGTCATCTCCATTTAAGATTGTTATAGATTGAATTTCCCTTTGGTCAGATGGAACAACATCATTGTCAACTGTGTGCTGCCACATGTTCGATAGTTTTTTCAGCTAAGGGTTGCACAATGAACATGAGAACATCAGAGCCAAAGGAAGTTACAGTTTCACGGACTAAACTAGCTTCTCCTACTTCCCACGTGAACTTCACTTAATCATGTGAACTGTAGATCTCACCATCACGTACTGTACATGCATAGTATCAGTAATTATTAGACTATCTCCAACTACGTCGTCTATATCTCTCTTTTACGGGATTCTTTAAAAGATTTTCAGTCATATATCCCATACATCTCTAACAATATCCTATGTATCTGGTTATCTATACATTAAATATTCATATTAGATATGTATAATGTATTCAGAGCGGCCAAAGTAAGTTACAGTTTCTCGGACCAAACCGGCTTCTCCTACTTCCCATGTGAACTTCACTTAACCATGTGAACTGTAGATCTGACCATCATTGTACATTTGTACATGCGTGTTTGTTGTGACTGGAAGGTCTGTTTCTGATTTGGAGTTTGGTCTATACATTAGCATTAGTAAAAACTCCACATTTAGTTCAAAAACAAATtagcggacgacaaatattcAAAAAACTCGGAGGTAGTATTTACTATCTCCAACCATATCATATATGTCCATACTTTACAGATTTGTCTAAAAAATTGTCTCCTCTGTATCTCATACAACACAACATCCTATATATCTGGTTGACTATACGTAAAATATCCATATTAAATATAATTATTGCTTTAAATTTTCATACATATGTATAATGTATTTGTTATGCCCTTAAATATCTTACACTTCCTCTGTTCTAAATTAGAATTTGTTTGACTTTTTGTGCTATCCTATTCAATTTTTTTTAGAAAAATGTAAAATTCAAAGccatatttatatatattatatgTTAAATAATACGGTAGCAAAAATTAACAATAATTCTAAATTTTTTAAAATAAGACGAGTCGATGATAAAAAAAAGTCAAACGGATTATAAATAGGAATGAAGTTTTTAGTTTTCATTAATCGTTTATCTAAATTATAAAAATGCATATAGCAGAGAAAAGAGGGTCTCTCTTTAAATGAGGGATAGGAGCATATAAAAAAGATAATGTTTTGAAAATATAGAATGTGTATTCCCATACGTGCCCCTAAAATGGCGACAGACCACCATCCGTTTCTAGGCTTCTACATGAACTTCTTCTATTTCTGTACAAGCTGCCAACCGTGAAAGCAGTCTGTTTTTGTAGTGCACCAGTCTGTTTCAGTCGATTTCACGATTGACCAATAAGCAGCATGACCACTGTGTACCTCATATTTCTCTTTATATGCACCACGAAACACCTCCGTTGTACACTACGCCACCACCAATGTCTGCGGCCGTGGCATTGGCGGTCATCTTGGCCGTCTACGTCGTCCTCAGGTATATATCCTCTCCGAGAGGCAGGTCTAAGCCTCTGAACCTTCCACCTGGCCCGCGAGGATGGCCGGTGATCGGAAGCCTCGGCGCACTGGCAGGCGCGCTTCCGCCGCACCGAGCGCTGGCCGCGCTAGCGGCGCGCCACGGCCCGCTCATGCACCTGCGCCTCGGCTCCTACCACGCGGTGGTGGCCTCGTCGGCGGACACCGCCCGGCTTGTCCTCAAGGTCCACGACCTCGCCTTCGCCGACCGGCCGCGCACGGCCGCCGGCGAGGTCGCCTCCTACGGCTACCTCGGCATCGTGCACACCCCGTACGGCGCCTACTGGCGCATGGCGCGCAAGCTCTGCGCCACCGAGCTCTTCTCCGCGCGCCGCGTGGACTCGTTCGAGCGCGTCCGCGCCCAGGAGATGCGCGCGCTCGCGCGCGGCCTGTTCGAGTGCGCCGGCCGCGGCGCCGTCGCGGTCAGGGAGCACGTGGCGGGCGCCACGCTGCGGAACATCCTCCGCATGGCGGTCGGGGAGAAGTGGTCGGGCTGCTACGGTagccccgagggcgaggcgttcCGGCGCACGCTGGACGAGGCGTTCGCGGTCACCGGCGCGGTCAGCAACGTCGGCGAGTGGGTCCCGTGGCTGGGCTGGCTCGACCTGCAGGGCTGCGTCCGCCGGATGAAGCGCCTCCGCGCGCAGTACGACCGCTTCTTCGAGCAGATCCTCGACGACCACGACCACAAGAAGACGCGGcgggagcgaggccgacccggCGCCGGCGACTCCGCGGCGGACGATGACCTGGTCGACGTGCTGCTGCGGCTGGTCGAGGAGGACGAGGACAGGCCGGAGACGACGGAGGCCAGCAGGCTCACGCGCGACGGCGTGAAAGCGTTCGTCCAGGACATCGTCGCCGGCGGCACGGAGAGCTCGGCGGTCACGATCGAGTGGGCCATGTCGGAGCTCCTCCGCCGGCCGGACGCCTTGCGGGCTGCCACCGCCGAGCTCGACCGCGTGATTGGGCACGGCCGCTGGGTCACAGAGCGCGACCTCCCGGACCTCCCCTACATCGACGCCGTCGTGAAGGAGACGATGCGGCTGCACCCGGTCGGCCCGCTCCTCGTCCCGCACCACGCCCGCGAGCACACGGTGGTGGCCGGCTACGACGTCCCCGCCGGTGCGCGCGTGCTGGTGAACGTGTGGGCCATCGCTCGCGACCCCGCGTCATGGCCTGACGCGCCTGACGCGTTCCGGCCGGAGCGGTTCTTGAACGGCAGCTCCGGCGCCAGCGTCGACGTGCGCGGCGCGCACTTTGAGCTGCTGCCGTTCGGGGCCGGGCGGCGGATGTGCCCCGCGCACGGCCTCGCGATGAAGCTGGTGACCGCTGGCGTGGCGAACCTGGTGCACGGGTTCGCGTGGCGGCTGCCGGACGGTATGGCGCCGGAGGATGTGAGCATGGAGGAGCTATTTGGGCTTTCCACGCGCCGGAAGGTTCCGCTCGTCGCCGTCGCGGAGCCCAGGCTGCCGGCGCACCTCTACACTAATGTCACGCCGCCACAGCAGGTCGCGGGCTCCACGATTGCGAACTTGTCCACCAGGCCGGAGTACAAGCTCGTGTTCTGAATCATTCACCGCCACTAAAAATAAAGCAGGAAAAACTACACTTCCTGCGTGCTAGACGTCCGGGCGGAACACAACAGTGCTTGCTCACGTTCTTCTATTGGTTGTACTAAAAATATGGACTAGCCTGAACTTTCTGAACCTAATTCACCTGTCTGCTTGGTTTCACCATGTTCACCAAACACAATCGATGCAACTATCTGTTGAAAGCACCAGGTGCAGGTTATTCACTTATCAATTGAAACAACTGGTCTTGTGCTAAAACATGGTGCATTTGGTTCTCTAAACAACTAAAACAAAACTAGTTGGTTCAATAAAACACGATGCATATGGTTCTGAGGTTCTCTAATTAACCAATAAAGCGTCTGTCGGTTGTCTCCTCGTTGTTGAAGCTTGCATCTGTAGGTGTGCAAATGACCCTATAAATAAAAGAGGCCAGGCAACAGTACTAATGCCGGGAATCAATACAGCAAGTTGAAAGTTCCAAGTACTCACGcctaagggcatgtacagtgaaGAGACAtcaaaacggttctccaagcacaggagacaactaagagactctattgtacaatggagtgtctataaacgtagtctattaataaatacagaattaaatgtatttgtatagcatcagatcgatagaacagacgacaaattcgtacagtggaAAGTGAGACGTCTGTtgttacttggtttacgagccag
This portion of the Zea mays cultivar B73 chromosome 2, Zm-B73-REFERENCE-NAM-5.0, whole genome shotgun sequence genome encodes:
- the CYP92C6 gene encoding trimethyltridecatetraene synthase — translated: MSAAVALAVILAVYVVLRYISSPRGRSKPLNLPPGPRGWPVIGSLGALAGALPPHRALAALAARHGPLMHLRLGSYHAVVASSADTARLVLKVHDLAFADRPRTAAGEVASYGYLGIVHTPYGAYWRMARKLCATELFSARRVDSFERVRAQEMRALARGLFECAGRGAVAVREHVAGATLRNILRMAVGEKWSGCYGSPEGEAFRRTLDEAFAVTGAVSNVGEWVPWLGWLDLQGCVRRMKRLRAQYDRFFEQILDDHDHKKTRRERGRPGAGDSAADDDLVDVLLRLVEEDEDRPETTEASRLTRDGVKAFVQDIVAGGTESSAVTIEWAMSELLRRPDALRAATAELDRVIGHGRWVTERDLPDLPYIDAVVKETMRLHPVGPLLVPHHAREHTVVAGYDVPAGARVLVNVWAIARDPASWPDAPDAFRPERFLNGSSGASVDVRGAHFELLPFGAGRRMCPAHGLAMKLVTAGVANLVHGFAWRLPDGMAPEDVSMEELFGLSTRRKVPLVAVAEPRLPAHLYTNVTPPQQVAGSTIANLSTRPEYKLVF